A portion of the Edaphobacter lichenicola genome contains these proteins:
- a CDS encoding amino acid adenylation domain-containing protein encodes MQISEESVKDGSGNKVIETIVSRFERVAAEDPDRVAAVCGTVSQTYGTLNAQANRLAEHLRETGVRTNAFVAIYLDRSPEMLTAILGTLKAGGAYLPIDSKYPAARVLDMLEDARPVAIMTTTSLAAGLSDQFRRLSVAELRLDELLTSEGSTPKPENPQLAATDDDLAYLMYTSGSTGKPKGVMVSHRNVIRLLDQTEQWFHFNSNDVWTMFHSIAFDFSVWEIWGCLLTGGRLVIVPFAVSRSPRDFYSLLSAEQVSVLNQTPSAFSMLVQVEQSTAPAPLSLRLVIFGGEALQYRTLAPWFERHGDTAPQLVNMYGITETTVHVTYRPIKADEAKSVQESLIGVPIPDMQVHLLDAEGKPVAEGEVGELYIGGGGVTHGYLNRPQLNEERFIVDHFAQSPGARLYRSGDLARVRPDGEMVYLGRNDSQVKINGFRIELGEVEAAMAAAPGVQQSCVVVHADGSGNRLAAYFVAAPEIELSARVLGEFFAGRLPTHMRPSSYTRLTDMPLTVNGKLDQAALPMPSMMFVSREREIPQSLSGIEERVARIFEDVLGLLRIGPDDNFFDCGGTSLLLINAHLRLQAQFEMPIPVTIMFECPTVRSLAKRLSNDKPSSSERSVVQQQAQKARGAFARARATKGIAS; translated from the coding sequence TTGCAGATTTCAGAAGAATCCGTCAAAGATGGATCCGGCAATAAGGTTATCGAAACGATTGTGAGTCGTTTCGAAAGAGTCGCTGCGGAAGATCCCGACAGGGTTGCTGCTGTCTGCGGGACGGTCAGCCAAACCTACGGCACACTGAATGCACAGGCGAATCGTCTCGCGGAGCATCTGCGTGAGACGGGTGTGCGAACCAATGCGTTCGTTGCGATCTATTTGGATCGATCGCCTGAGATGCTGACAGCTATACTTGGCACTCTCAAAGCTGGGGGAGCTTATCTACCGATTGACTCGAAATATCCTGCAGCTCGGGTACTTGATATGCTTGAGGATGCGCGACCGGTCGCCATTATGACGACAACATCGCTTGCTGCTGGTCTTTCCGATCAGTTTCGAAGGCTGTCGGTAGCGGAGTTGAGACTGGATGAGCTTCTCACGTCCGAGGGGTCCACTCCAAAGCCCGAAAATCCCCAACTTGCCGCCACCGACGACGATCTTGCGTACCTGATGTATACCTCCGGTTCGACAGGGAAGCCGAAGGGTGTGATGGTATCGCACAGGAATGTTATTCGACTCCTGGATCAAACGGAGCAGTGGTTTCATTTTAATTCGAACGACGTTTGGACGATGTTTCATTCGATCGCGTTCGACTTTTCCGTGTGGGAGATATGGGGATGCCTGCTCACCGGTGGCCGGCTCGTGATCGTTCCGTTCGCGGTGAGTCGTTCGCCGAGAGATTTTTATAGTCTTCTCTCTGCGGAACAGGTCTCCGTGCTGAATCAGACTCCGTCTGCCTTTTCGATGCTGGTCCAAGTGGAACAGAGTACGGCGCCAGCACCTCTGTCTTTGCGTCTTGTGATCTTCGGTGGAGAGGCTCTACAGTATCGTACGCTCGCCCCGTGGTTCGAGAGGCATGGAGATACCGCGCCACAGTTGGTGAACATGTATGGCATCACTGAAACGACGGTGCATGTGACATATCGACCCATCAAGGCGGATGAGGCGAAGTCAGTTCAGGAGAGCCTGATTGGTGTGCCGATTCCCGATATGCAAGTTCATCTACTGGACGCAGAGGGAAAGCCGGTTGCGGAAGGGGAGGTAGGGGAGCTTTACATTGGAGGCGGAGGCGTTACGCACGGCTATCTCAATCGTCCGCAGCTGAATGAGGAACGATTTATTGTGGATCACTTCGCGCAGTCGCCTGGTGCGAGACTTTATCGATCAGGTGATCTTGCCCGTGTGCGTCCCGATGGGGAGATGGTGTATCTCGGACGGAATGACAGCCAGGTCAAGATCAATGGCTTTCGTATCGAACTCGGAGAGGTGGAGGCCGCAATGGCCGCTGCCCCCGGCGTGCAGCAGTCGTGCGTGGTTGTCCACGCCGATGGGAGCGGGAATCGGCTTGCTGCTTATTTTGTTGCCGCTCCGGAGATTGAATTGAGTGCGCGTGTACTGGGTGAGTTCTTCGCTGGCAGACTGCCTACGCATATGAGGCCCTCGTCGTACACGCGGCTAACGGATATGCCGTTGACTGTTAATGGCAAATTAGACCAAGCCGCTTTGCCTATGCCTTCAATGATGTTCGTCTCGAGAGAGCGAGAGATTCCGCAATCATTGTCTGGAATAGAGGAGCGGGTAGCACGAATCTTCGAGGATGTTCTTGGTCTTCTACGAATTGGACCAGATGACAATTTTTTCGATTGTGGCGGAACCTCGTTGCTGTTGATCAACGCTCACCTACGTTTGCAAGCGCAGTTCGAAATGCCGATCCCGGTCACGATAATGTTTGAGTGCCCGACTGTACGGTCATTGGCAAAGCGTCTTTCGAACGACAAACCTTCCTCATCGGAGAGAAGCGTCGTTCAGCAGCAGGCACAAAAAGCAAGAGGCGCGTTCGCTCGGGCCCGTGCGACGAAGGGCATAGCATCATGA
- a CDS encoding 4'-phosphopantetheinyl transferase family protein: MLSNWIPVDTLPVLDDNEVQLWRIQPSAAANSGEHYNALLSPVERAHAERYRHAQAREHFTIGRACLRILLGNAIGIDSNSINISAGPHGKPETPPVGGQSIFFNVAHSNDTILIALGRQGALGVDVEYFDRKTDIMEVASCNFTEEETNTLASTADQEVRIRLFYRYWTRKEAVAKADGRGLLLSLSSFDVSHESTRLHPVRVSDSPGENGTLYYVSDLDLGTEATGALALESSNCRVAEFIFPLEGYSRPATVGTPLV; encoded by the coding sequence ATGTTGAGCAACTGGATTCCGGTTGACACGCTTCCCGTCCTGGATGACAACGAAGTACAACTCTGGCGAATTCAGCCAAGCGCCGCAGCCAATTCGGGCGAGCACTACAACGCGCTCCTCAGTCCGGTCGAACGAGCCCATGCCGAACGATATCGGCACGCTCAGGCACGAGAGCATTTCACTATCGGAAGAGCATGCTTAAGGATTCTTTTAGGAAACGCAATCGGCATCGATTCCAACTCCATAAATATCTCGGCCGGTCCTCATGGCAAGCCGGAGACTCCTCCCGTTGGTGGACAGAGCATTTTTTTTAATGTCGCCCACTCAAATGACACGATTCTCATCGCACTTGGCCGGCAGGGCGCACTGGGAGTCGACGTCGAGTACTTTGATCGGAAGACCGATATCATGGAAGTCGCTAGCTGCAACTTCACAGAAGAAGAGACAAACACCCTTGCGTCAACTGCGGATCAGGAGGTGCGTATCAGGCTCTTCTACCGCTATTGGACCCGCAAGGAGGCAGTTGCAAAGGCCGACGGTCGAGGCCTTCTGCTGTCTTTATCTTCTTTCGATGTATCGCATGAGTCGACGCGTCTGCACCCCGTGCGCGTGAGCGATTCTCCTGGCGAGAATGGCACGTTATATTACGTCAGCGATCTTGACCTGGGCACCGAAGCAACTGGAGCACTAGCCCTCGAATCCTCGAACTGCCGCGTCGCAGAATTCATCTTCCCCTTAGAGGGGTATAGCCGTCCTGCGACGGTTGGCACTCCTTTAGTCTAG
- a CDS encoding anti-sigma factor family protein has translation MVLECKHVWEHISGYLDGTLDAAVLEDVQRHLEHCEICSAILDSTRNILILTADERVFELPLGFRERLHARLEAEMRSMDKKPEG, from the coding sequence ATGGTTCTAGAGTGCAAACATGTTTGGGAGCACATCTCCGGCTATCTGGATGGCACGCTGGATGCTGCGGTGCTGGAAGACGTGCAGCGGCATTTGGAACACTGCGAGATATGTTCAGCGATTCTCGATTCCACAAGGAACATATTGATTCTTACCGCCGATGAGCGAGTGTTTGAACTGCCGCTTGGCTTCAGGGAACGATTGCATGCGAGGCTGGAGGCGGAGATGCGGAGCATGGATAAGAAGCCCGAGGGGTAG
- a CDS encoding sigma-70 family RNA polymerase sigma factor has protein sequence MTGVFENRDEAQMIASILAGNTHEFHTLIQPYERSVYSMALSMLQNEADAEDAAQEAFLKAFRNLGKFRGEAKFSTWLISITLNEARSRLRQKKTAKTESLDELTEDGHVLPALLRDWREIPSEVLERREVRVMLQQAITGLPLIYREIFLLRDLEELSVNQSAEALGISVAAAKVRLHRARMMLQKKLAPQLKQIVPKRRWFPWF, from the coding sequence ATGACTGGAGTATTCGAGAACAGAGATGAAGCTCAAATGATCGCCTCCATACTTGCGGGCAACACTCATGAGTTTCACACTCTGATCCAGCCCTACGAGCGAAGCGTCTATAGTATGGCGCTGTCGATGTTGCAGAATGAGGCGGATGCTGAGGATGCCGCTCAGGAGGCATTTCTCAAGGCGTTTCGTAACCTGGGAAAATTTCGTGGCGAGGCGAAGTTCAGTACCTGGTTAATCAGCATTACGTTGAACGAGGCTCGAAGCCGCCTGCGGCAGAAGAAGACTGCAAAGACGGAGTCGCTCGATGAGTTGACCGAAGACGGACATGTCTTGCCTGCGCTTTTGCGAGACTGGCGTGAGATTCCGTCCGAAGTTTTGGAGCGGCGGGAGGTGCGTGTCATGTTGCAGCAAGCGATCACGGGCTTGCCGCTTATCTATCGTGAGATATTTTTACTTCGCGACCTGGAGGAACTCAGCGTCAATCAATCAGCCGAGGCGCTGGGCATCAGTGTGGCCGCTGCGAAGGTCAGGCTGCATCGTGCGCGCATGATGCTGCAGAAAAAGCTCGCGCCGCAGTTAAAGCAGATTGTGCCGAAGCGAAGGTGGTTCCCATGGTTCTAG
- a CDS encoding DoxX family protein, whose protein sequence is MKSLYRVYERFAAFASYLKSPFLLVVRLYWGWQLMQSGWGKLHHLDRVTDFFTSLNLPAPAFTAHFVSGLEWVGGLLLILGLGSRLIGLVLTVNMLVAYWTADRDALFAVFSDPGKFYNADPYTFLFASVMVLVFGAGLFSVDALLAKRCRGWIEKQ, encoded by the coding sequence ATGAAGAGCCTGTACAGAGTATATGAACGGTTTGCTGCCTTTGCTTCGTACCTTAAATCGCCGTTTCTTCTCGTGGTTCGTCTCTACTGGGGATGGCAACTCATGCAGAGCGGCTGGGGGAAGTTGCATCATCTTGACAGGGTTACCGACTTCTTTACGAGCCTAAACCTGCCTGCTCCAGCTTTCACGGCACACTTCGTCTCCGGCCTTGAGTGGGTAGGTGGACTTCTGCTGATTTTAGGGCTCGGTTCGCGGCTTATCGGTCTGGTGCTTACTGTGAATATGCTGGTGGCTTATTGGACTGCAGATCGCGACGCGCTCTTTGCTGTATTTTCCGATCCGGGCAAGTTTTATAACGCGGACCCGTACACGTTCCTGTTCGCGTCAGTGATGGTGTTGGTGTTCGGTGCCGGGTTGTTTTCCGTGGATGCGCTATTGGCAAAGCGGTGTCGAGGATGGATCGAGAAGCAATGA
- the bufB gene encoding MNIO family bufferin maturase has product MPANRFNGFSDYGVGIGLRVPHYDHIFAEKPVVDWFEIISENYMVDGGRALQILDQILERYRVVQHGVSMYFGSTQPANREHLKRLKTLTRRTKTPWLSDHLCWGSVDGRYTHDLLPMPYTFEAVKATAARIREVQDFLEIPIAVENVSSYAEFHQSEMTEWEFLNEVVEAADCGILLDVNNIYVSSQNHGFDPFDYVNSVPAERVAQIHIAGHSRFERYILDTHDHPVLDPVWRLYARAIERTGPTATLLEWDDNIPSFDEVHSEALKATQYLAPSDALSTSGLPVEEDAREVVHP; this is encoded by the coding sequence ATGCCGGCCAACCGTTTCAACGGTTTTAGTGATTATGGCGTGGGAATCGGTCTGCGCGTCCCGCACTACGACCACATCTTCGCAGAAAAGCCTGTGGTGGACTGGTTTGAAATCATCTCAGAGAACTACATGGTGGATGGCGGCCGAGCGCTCCAGATTCTGGACCAGATACTCGAGCGATATCGCGTCGTTCAGCACGGCGTTTCCATGTACTTTGGCTCGACTCAACCCGCAAATCGCGAACACCTCAAGCGCCTCAAGACCCTGACCCGCCGAACGAAGACTCCATGGCTCTCCGACCATCTCTGCTGGGGTAGCGTGGATGGCCGTTATACTCACGACCTCCTCCCCATGCCGTACACCTTCGAAGCGGTCAAGGCGACAGCAGCCCGGATCCGCGAGGTTCAGGACTTCCTCGAGATCCCCATCGCCGTCGAAAACGTCAGCAGCTACGCGGAATTTCACCAGTCTGAAATGACCGAGTGGGAGTTCCTGAACGAGGTCGTCGAAGCAGCCGATTGCGGCATCCTGCTCGATGTCAATAACATCTACGTCTCGTCGCAAAATCACGGATTCGATCCGTTCGACTATGTCAACAGCGTCCCTGCCGAGCGGGTCGCTCAGATTCACATCGCTGGCCACTCCAGGTTCGAGAGGTACATCCTCGACACGCATGATCACCCTGTCCTCGATCCCGTCTGGCGGCTCTACGCCCGAGCCATCGAACGCACCGGTCCTACCGCAACACTTCTTGAGTGGGACGACAACATTCCATCCTTCGATGAAGTGCACTCCGAAGCGTTGAAGGCCACACAGTATCTCGCGCCATCTGACGCCCTCAGCACTTCAGGTCTTCCAGTCGAAGAAGACGCAAGAGAGGTTGTCCACCCGTGA
- a CDS encoding HvfC/BufC N-terminal domain-containing protein, translated as MNLLELQRRMAEDVMRPLTPDLQMQPATSDGRSTQELADTYIKPNDRLSSFDRLEIYNRQYWFRVIGAVSEDFPAIGAVLGTKKFASLILAYLRENPSTSFTLRNLGSNLPQWLEDHPEFAPRRHKLLLDVSRLEWAYVEAFDSAEHAPLTPTDFADLGAESKLFLQPHLQLLDLSYPVDELVLAVHQQTPPSDIMSNAVTERKQVKRARLPKMLRSPVHLAVHRFENSVYYRRIDHEALLLLTALKAGTPLGQALEAAFVGSSLSPDDQAAKIQEYFAHASHLGWFCKQPDADSLL; from the coding sequence GTGAACCTGCTCGAGCTGCAACGCCGCATGGCGGAAGACGTCATGCGTCCTCTCACGCCGGATCTTCAGATGCAGCCCGCCACCTCCGATGGGCGCTCCACGCAAGAACTCGCCGACACCTACATCAAGCCCAATGACCGCCTCTCCTCCTTCGACCGACTCGAGATCTACAACCGACAGTACTGGTTCCGCGTCATTGGGGCCGTATCGGAAGACTTCCCAGCAATCGGCGCCGTCCTTGGAACTAAAAAATTTGCCTCCCTCATCCTTGCCTACCTCCGCGAGAATCCGTCGACCTCCTTCACTCTGCGCAACCTCGGCTCGAACCTCCCACAGTGGCTCGAAGATCACCCCGAGTTCGCCCCAAGACGCCACAAGCTCCTCCTCGATGTATCTCGTCTCGAGTGGGCGTACGTCGAAGCCTTCGACAGTGCGGAACACGCACCTCTAACACCCACTGACTTCGCCGATCTCGGCGCTGAGTCCAAACTCTTCCTGCAACCACACCTCCAGCTTCTAGATCTGAGCTATCCCGTGGACGAGCTAGTCTTGGCCGTACACCAGCAAACCCCTCCCAGCGACATCATGAGCAACGCCGTCACCGAACGGAAGCAGGTCAAGCGGGCACGCCTTCCCAAAATGCTTCGTTCACCAGTCCATCTGGCCGTGCATCGTTTTGAAAACTCCGTCTATTACAGACGTATCGACCATGAGGCCCTTCTCCTGCTCACGGCTTTGAAAGCGGGCACTCCCCTCGGCCAAGCTCTTGAAGCAGCCTTCGTCGGCAGCTCCCTCTCCCCCGACGATCAGGCAGCAAAGATCCAGGAGTACTTCGCGCACGCGTCACATCTGGGCTGGTTTTGCAAGCAACCCGACGCTGACTCGCTTCTCTAA
- a CDS encoding alpha-amylase family glycosyl hydrolase has translation MEFHISRALREKLEIDDLLFSYTGNIVFANVAASRTLAKQLQELRARSTGSSDPVNAGALFAMGLIDELNHAMVARYRKEIDPSVLKEAVRWFGSQIKPAEIERLLLAFAAQFPNVAVHRGELTVAEWLNGTTDGLPNREAALEELLMLWLANINPAFAPYRELFEDSDLKRQTVYQNVTASFPDYFVTRPPFSPEVGTLLDALRAPLLASPDSLTGQLDYIREHWPKFLGEDLRRVLLAIDVLREEDLAIWLRFHPPGPDQFRHGAPGRGGEGFVGDEYIGFEDEFITGPDGSRQRRYASDYQAPLNEYEAFSADQAWMPNVVLMAKSTYVWLEQLSKKYLRHIHRLDQIPDEELQLLSDRGITGLWLIGLWERSVASRTIKRLRGHSDAVASAYSLKEYQIADDLGGNAAYENLRDRAARARIRLASDMVPNHMGIDSNWVIEHPDWFLYRWESPFPVYRFEGPDLSTDSRVEIKIEDHYYDQSDAAVVFRLRHYREGTTRYVYHGNDGTTFAWNDTAQLDYSKAAVREHVIQVILHVARLFPIIRFDAAMVLAKRHVQRLWFPLPGAGGSIPSRAENAMTQEEFDSLMPHEFWREVVDRVAAEVPGTLLLAEAFWLLEGYFVRTLGMHRVYNSAFMNMLRDEENSKYRSYLKKTIEFDPDILKRYVSFMSNPDERTAIDQFGSGDKYFGVCTLLATLPGLPMFGHGQIEGYTERYGMEFKQAKMNEYPNDDLVARHQHEIAPLLKNRHLFAESTNFVLYDFWNDHGTVDENVFAYSNRSGGQRAVILYNNSYGSTRGTIHFSAASFDKHTGFLRQRSLADGLALPNDGSVFLAYRDSAHGLEYLRRTTDLHHHGLSLDLRGYQYAVLLDWRELKASADQPWENLYYALNGAGVYSVEEALSKLRLRPLHEALRQALVCDNIQTFANVAAETAKKTTYAIDKQSPASPIEAEATKATEQMELKKQPTLETTHTEKSPLSKPERSHINPRLEAFLGESHHFFQRVADELPSEDTPAPESHVPPGILETPSAAETTVTTAASLPIEAQPASAKPERPLPESLEARAIATAQLVTLSQTFSTAWPEAVRRMLPSSTRKMTHPEQIWGPILAWIILRSVPTRHDRAELFDKLHLRSALSEIFSSVGMEGESTWQAAAKVRVLLAHEGAIPTALTYTDSFWNDPDVRWLAGVNESSGTTYFNKERFEELLCWLQLPALIEIAHRDSHKLESIIKLEDPIREACRSAKNAGYKLSEYLNPPTTSMDKSQPTSDTEPAVALVSEVDQQPTTAQTVTTASQKS, from the coding sequence ATGGAATTTCACATATCCCGCGCTCTCCGAGAAAAACTCGAAATCGACGATCTCCTGTTCAGCTACACAGGCAACATCGTCTTCGCCAACGTCGCCGCCAGCCGCACCTTGGCAAAACAGCTTCAGGAACTCCGCGCCCGGAGTACTGGCTCATCGGACCCCGTCAACGCGGGCGCTCTATTCGCAATGGGCCTCATCGACGAGCTCAACCACGCGATGGTTGCTCGCTATCGCAAAGAGATCGATCCCTCCGTCCTCAAGGAAGCCGTGCGCTGGTTCGGAAGCCAAATCAAGCCCGCCGAAATCGAGCGCCTCCTCCTTGCCTTCGCCGCGCAGTTTCCAAATGTAGCTGTCCATCGCGGAGAGTTAACCGTAGCCGAATGGCTGAACGGTACAACGGACGGCCTGCCGAACCGGGAGGCGGCCCTCGAAGAACTGCTCATGCTGTGGCTCGCCAACATCAACCCCGCGTTCGCCCCGTACCGGGAGCTCTTCGAAGACTCCGACCTCAAGCGCCAGACGGTTTATCAAAACGTCACCGCATCATTTCCCGACTACTTCGTCACTCGCCCCCCATTCTCTCCGGAAGTGGGAACCTTGCTCGACGCCCTTCGCGCCCCACTGCTCGCCTCACCCGACTCACTGACCGGACAACTCGACTACATTCGCGAGCACTGGCCGAAGTTTCTCGGCGAGGACCTACGCAGGGTGCTCCTCGCCATCGATGTCCTCCGAGAAGAAGATCTAGCCATTTGGCTGCGGTTTCACCCTCCCGGGCCGGACCAGTTCCGCCACGGCGCACCGGGTCGAGGAGGAGAAGGATTCGTCGGAGACGAGTACATCGGCTTCGAAGACGAGTTCATCACTGGGCCTGATGGCAGCCGGCAGCGCCGCTACGCAAGCGACTACCAGGCACCGTTGAATGAATATGAAGCCTTCAGCGCGGACCAGGCTTGGATGCCAAACGTCGTCCTCATGGCGAAGAGCACCTATGTCTGGCTCGAACAGCTCTCAAAGAAATATCTGAGGCACATTCACCGCCTCGACCAAATCCCCGACGAAGAGTTGCAGCTCCTCTCTGACAGGGGCATCACCGGCCTGTGGCTGATTGGTCTGTGGGAACGAAGCGTCGCCTCTCGAACAATCAAACGGCTGCGCGGACACAGCGATGCGGTGGCCTCTGCCTATTCGCTCAAGGAATACCAGATCGCCGACGACCTGGGCGGAAACGCAGCCTACGAAAACCTCCGCGACCGCGCCGCCAGAGCCCGCATTCGCCTCGCCAGCGACATGGTGCCGAACCACATGGGCATCGACTCAAACTGGGTCATCGAGCACCCCGACTGGTTCCTCTACCGCTGGGAGAGCCCCTTCCCCGTCTATCGCTTTGAAGGTCCTGATCTCTCAACCGATAGTCGTGTCGAAATCAAAATCGAAGACCACTACTACGACCAGAGCGACGCCGCGGTAGTCTTCCGTTTGCGCCATTATCGCGAAGGCACTACCCGCTACGTCTACCATGGCAACGACGGCACAACCTTCGCCTGGAACGACACTGCGCAACTCGACTACTCCAAAGCGGCAGTCCGAGAACACGTCATCCAGGTGATCCTGCACGTCGCACGGCTCTTCCCGATCATTCGTTTCGATGCAGCAATGGTCTTGGCCAAACGTCACGTACAACGTCTATGGTTCCCTCTGCCCGGCGCAGGCGGCTCCATTCCATCGCGTGCCGAAAACGCCATGACACAGGAGGAGTTCGACTCTCTAATGCCTCATGAGTTCTGGCGCGAGGTCGTCGATCGCGTCGCCGCCGAGGTCCCCGGAACTCTTCTCCTCGCCGAAGCATTCTGGCTCCTCGAAGGCTACTTCGTTCGCACGCTCGGCATGCATCGCGTCTACAACAGCGCTTTCATGAACATGCTGCGCGACGAAGAGAACTCAAAGTATCGTTCTTATCTCAAGAAAACCATCGAGTTCGACCCCGACATCTTAAAGCGCTACGTCAGCTTCATGAGCAATCCCGACGAACGCACCGCGATCGACCAGTTCGGCAGCGGAGACAAGTACTTCGGCGTCTGCACTCTGCTCGCGACCCTGCCAGGCCTGCCAATGTTCGGACACGGACAGATCGAGGGCTACACCGAGCGCTATGGCATGGAGTTCAAACAAGCCAAGATGAACGAGTATCCGAACGACGATCTCGTTGCTCGTCATCAACACGAGATCGCTCCTCTACTCAAGAACCGACATCTCTTTGCCGAAAGCACCAACTTCGTTCTCTACGACTTCTGGAACGATCACGGCACGGTCGACGAAAACGTCTTCGCCTACTCAAACCGCTCCGGCGGCCAGCGCGCTGTCATCCTCTACAACAACAGCTATGGAAGCACACGCGGCACCATCCACTTCTCCGCAGCCTCCTTTGACAAGCACACTGGCTTTCTCCGGCAAAGAAGCCTCGCCGACGGACTCGCTCTGCCAAACGATGGCTCAGTCTTTCTTGCCTACCGCGACAGCGCCCATGGACTGGAATACCTGCGCCGCACCACGGATCTTCATCACCACGGTCTGAGCCTCGATCTCCGCGGCTATCAATACGCAGTCCTTCTCGATTGGCGCGAACTCAAAGCATCAGCCGACCAGCCTTGGGAAAACCTCTACTATGCCCTCAACGGCGCTGGCGTCTATAGCGTCGAAGAGGCGCTCTCCAAACTCCGTCTGCGACCGCTGCATGAAGCACTTCGTCAGGCTCTCGTCTGCGACAACATCCAGACCTTCGCAAACGTCGCTGCAGAAACAGCGAAAAAGACAACCTACGCAATCGACAAACAATCACCCGCTTCCCCCATCGAAGCCGAAGCAACAAAAGCAACCGAACAGATGGAGCTGAAGAAGCAACCGACACTCGAGACAACTCACACCGAAAAATCTCCGCTCTCGAAACCGGAACGCAGCCACATCAATCCGAGGCTTGAGGCATTCCTGGGTGAGAGCCATCATTTTTTCCAAAGGGTGGCTGACGAACTGCCATCGGAAGACACCCCAGCACCTGAGTCGCACGTCCCCCCGGGCATCCTGGAGACCCCCTCTGCGGCCGAGACCACCGTCACCACTGCAGCTTCTCTCCCAATCGAAGCGCAGCCAGCTTCCGCCAAACCAGAACGCCCCCTCCCGGAGTCACTTGAAGCAAGGGCAATAGCCACCGCGCAACTTGTCACCTTATCGCAAACTTTCTCAACGGCATGGCCGGAGGCAGTACGTCGCATGCTGCCAAGCTCTACCAGAAAAATGACTCATCCAGAACAGATCTGGGGTCCGATATTGGCTTGGATCATCTTGCGCAGTGTTCCGACGCGACATGACAGAGCAGAACTATTCGATAAACTCCACCTGCGCTCTGCTTTGTCCGAGATCTTTTCCTCTGTCGGAATGGAGGGTGAAAGCACGTGGCAAGCCGCCGCAAAGGTCAGAGTCTTACTGGCTCACGAAGGTGCGATTCCGACAGCCCTGACATACACCGATAGCTTCTGGAACGATCCTGACGTTCGATGGCTCGCAGGCGTCAATGAGTCGTCCGGCACAACCTACTTCAACAAAGAGCGCTTCGAAGAACTTCTATGCTGGCTCCAGCTACCCGCTTTGATCGAAATAGCGCACCGGGACTCCCACAAGCTGGAATCCATCATCAAGCTCGAAGACCCTATTAGAGAAGCTTGCCGCTCTGCCAAAAACGCAGGATACAAGCTGAGCGAATATCTCAATCCTCCGACCACCAGCATGGATAAGAGTCAACCAACAAGCGATACTGAGCCGGCGGTGGCTCTTGTCTCAGAAGTAGATCAACAGCCAACAACCGCTCAAACAGTCACCACCGCCTCGCAGAAGAGCTAG
- a CDS encoding SDR family NAD(P)-dependent oxidoreductase: MSSLSNKIALVTGASRGIGRATAKALADAGAHVLVHFGNAATEADGLVAEIRGAGGRADALQADLSSPEGAAILAKQVKETIGERLDIFVSNAGVSKAGKMGDHEIADFDNLFATNVRSPFFLVKELLPLLGDGSNVIMVTSLAAGAVPGNPGQAGAPSLPAYAATKGALETLVKHWASSLGPRGIRVNAVAPGVIETDMSNFTKTEGGRNLTLEMQAIKRIGKPSDVADVIAFLASDGARWITGASIPVDGGSKL; this comes from the coding sequence ATGAGCAGTCTTTCTAATAAAATCGCGCTGGTTACGGGAGCATCGCGTGGTATTGGGCGAGCTACCGCAAAGGCGCTTGCCGATGCGGGCGCCCATGTCCTAGTTCATTTCGGCAATGCTGCAACTGAAGCCGATGGTCTCGTTGCTGAAATTCGTGGCGCCGGTGGTCGTGCGGATGCGCTGCAGGCCGATCTATCTTCTCCAGAGGGCGCTGCCATACTCGCGAAGCAGGTTAAGGAGACGATCGGGGAGAGGTTGGATATCTTCGTTTCCAATGCCGGCGTATCCAAGGCCGGCAAGATGGGTGATCACGAGATAGCGGATTTCGACAACCTGTTTGCCACGAATGTTCGGAGCCCGTTCTTTCTCGTTAAAGAGCTTCTGCCTCTGCTTGGCGACGGCTCCAACGTCATCATGGTGACTTCGCTTGCCGCTGGTGCCGTACCCGGAAACCCAGGTCAAGCGGGCGCACCTTCGTTGCCAGCCTATGCAGCAACTAAGGGCGCCCTGGAAACCTTGGTTAAGCATTGGGCATCGTCGCTTGGGCCGCGTGGGATTCGCGTGAACGCTGTTGCTCCCGGTGTGATTGAGACCGACATGTCGAACTTTACCAAGACTGAAGGCGGTCGCAACCTTACGCTTGAGATGCAGGCAATCAAGCGAATAGGAAAGCCGTCGGATGTTGCTGACGTTATCGCGTTTTTAGCATCAGATGGAGCGCGCTGGATTACGGGTGCCAGCATTCCGGTCGATGGCGGGTCGAAGCTCTAA